The proteins below come from a single Sorghum bicolor cultivar BTx623 chromosome 4, Sorghum_bicolor_NCBIv3, whole genome shotgun sequence genomic window:
- the LOC8070564 gene encoding GPI ethanolamine phosphate transferase 1 has product MAGRPRPQTELHSPSASTRRRERWLVVLGVALHAVYMLSIFDIYFKSPIVHGMDPVPPRLSAAPAKRLVLLVADGLRADKFFEPDERGRYRAPFLRGVIEEKGRWGVSHARPPTESRPGHVSLIAGFYEDPSAVTKGWKANPVEFDSVFNQSRHTISFGSPDIVPIFCSNLAHSTWGTYPHEYEDFATDASFLDHWSFDQFQGLINRSFDDVKLRQLLLQDKLVIFLHLLGCDTNGHAHRPYSSIYLNNVKVVDQIAESMYNLMENYFNDNQTAYVFTADHGMSDKGSHGDGHPSNTDTPLVAWGAGIRSPKFLAYTEKPDDGFRFVDDHKHDTPTPKDWALEGFERVDVNQADIAPLMATLVGLPCPMNSVGSLPTPYLKLSKADEVEAVLANTKQILNQFLRKSQLKESSSLYFKPFKPLANFSLVLSQIEDLISGRDYETAMEQSEELRRLALAGLHYFQTYDWFMLMTTITLGYIGWMVNLIIHVLQSYTSFPAILLKRAQLYPKNTSMKVYIGGCFFMGLSSIILLLEKSPLLYHAYVFMTIFLWTRIVQNFEFLKAVWREIANMPFKYILNLLTSSVVALLVLEFLVMSFFDRKIYTWCFLVLGILGSTYVALFIQASPALAIYIWLACWFLSVFTLMPAEIPENNNLVIFSGGLIILIGLASRWIKSNTSSFWLYLTRANKRDPQSFKLYFVQVILVAISSIMVWLSTSHRSQNRELHSLHQLINWSVAGVAMVLPLFSPPSVLSRLTSIFLGFAPPFLLLSIGYEAVFYSAFAMVLIGWIFVESANLYCSEESGSARRRSIADDSVFGYEERHLRLSDLRIPLLFVILFNVAFFGTGNFASIASFEISSVYRFITVFSPFLMAGLLIFKLFIPFMLVICTFSAITKVVRIPRLGCYFLVILLSDVMTIHFFFLVRNTGSWMEIGNSISHFGIVSAQVVFVLLLFALTNIYTRDILVSSRQLTARKVM; this is encoded by the exons ATGGCCGGCCGCCCGCGCCCGCAGACGGAGCTGCACTCGCCGTCCGCCTCCACTCGGCGGCGCGAGCGGTGGCTGGTCGTACTCGGCGTCGCTCTCCACGCCGTGTACATGCTCAGCATCTTCGACATCTACTTCAAGTCCCCCATCGTGCACGGCATGGATCCCGTGCCGCCCCGCCTCTCGGCGGCCcccgccaagcgcctcgtcctcctcgtcg CGGACGGGCTCAGGGCGGACAAGTTCTTCGAGCCGGACGAGCGGGGTAGGTACAGAGCGCCGTTCCTGCGCGGCGTGATTGAGGAGAAGGGCCGATGGGGAGTCAGCCACGCCCGCCCGCCCACCGAGTCCAGGCCCGGCCATGTCTCCCTCATCGCTGGCTTCTACGAGGACCCCAGTGCTGTCACCAAAG GATGGAAGGCCAATCCAGTTGAGTTTGATTCTGTATTCAATCAGAGTCGGCACACTATCTCATTTGGAAGTCCAGATATTGTTCCTATATTCTGCAGTAACCTAGCTCACAGTACCTGGGGCACTTATCCCCATGAATATGAAGACTTTGCAACAG ATGCATCATTTCTGGATCATTGGTCATTTGACCAGTTTCAAGGTCTTATCAACAGGTCTTTTGACGATGTTAAATTGAGGCAGTTACTCCTACAAGATAAGTTGGTTATATTTCTGCACTTGCTGGGTTGTGATACCAATGGCCATGCGCACCGACCCTATTCAAGCATCTATCTGAACAATGTCAAGGTTGTTGATCAAATAGCTGAAAGTATGTACAATCTCATGGAGAACTACTTCAATGACAATCAAACAGCATATGTGTTTACTGCAGATCATGGAATGAGTGACAAAG GAAGCCATGGAGACGGACACCCTTCAAATACAGATACTCCTCTTGTAGCATGGGGTGCTGGAATTAGAAGCCCAAAGTTCCTGGCTTATACAGAGAAACCTGATGACGGCTTTCGGTTTGTAGATGACCACAAACATGATACACCCACTCCAAAAGACTGGGCCCTTGAAGGTTTTGAAAGAGTAGATGTCAACCAGGCTGACATAGCTCCCCTAATG GCTACACTTGTGGGTTTGCCATGCCCGATGAATTCTGTGGGGAGCTTACCTACTCCTTATTTGAAACTAAGCAAG GCTGATGAAGTTGAAGCTGTTCTGGCCAATACAAAGCAAATTCTTAACCAGTTTCTCCGAAAGTCAC AGCTGAAGGAATCCAGTTCACTCTACTTCAAACCTTTTAAACCACTGGCAAACTTTTCTTTAGTGCTCAGTCAGATTGAGGATCTTATATCTGGAAGGGACTATGAAACTGCCATGGAGCAATCTGAGGAGCTCCGAAGGCTGGCTCTTGCTGGTCTTCATTATTTCCAAACATATGATTGGTTCATGTTAATGACTACAATTACCCTTGGATATATTGGATGGATGGTGAACCTCATTATACATGTGTTACAGTCTTATACATCATTTCCTGCAATTCTTCTCAAGAGGGCTCAATTGTATCCTAAGAATACCTCCATGAAA GTTTACATTGGTGGATGCTTCTTTATGGGTTTGTCATCCATTATACTACTTCTAGAGAAATCACCACTTCTTTACCATGCTTATGTATTTATGACAATATTCCTTTGGACAAGaattgtacaaaactttgaatttTTGAAGGCCGTATGGAGAGAAATAGCTAATATGCCCTTCAAGTACATTCTTAATCTCCTGACAAGTTCAGTTGTTGCACTGCTTGTATTGGAGTTTCTG GTTATGAGCTTCTTTGATAGGAAAATTTACACTTGGTGCTTCTTGGTCCTCGGGATACTCGGTTCAACTTATGTAGCTTTGTTTATTCAAGCTAGCCCTGCACTTGCGATATACATATGGCTTGCTTGCTGGTTCCTGTCCGTATTCACTTTGATGCCAGCTGAAATTCCAGAAAACAACAACTTGGT AATATTTAGTGGAGGGCTCATAATACTTATTGGATTAGCTTCAAGATGGATTAAATCGAATACTTCCAGCTTTTGGCTATATCTCACTCGAGCAAATAAACGGGATCCTCAATCCTTTAAACTGTACTTTGTTCAG GTTATTTTAGTTGCAATATCTTCGATAATGGTGTGGCTATCTACCTCACATCGGTCCCAGAACAGAGAATTGCACTCACTGCACCAGTTGATCAATTGGTCCGTAGCTG GTGTTGCTATGGTGCTACCTCTTTTCTCACCACCTAGTGTTCTATCCCGTCTTACATCTATATTCTTGGGTTTTGCTCCTCCATTTCTGCTGCTTTCCATTGG CTATGAAGCAGTTTTCTATAGTGCTTTTGCAATGGTACTCATTGGATGGATATTTGTGGAATCTGCCAACCTGTATTGCTCAGAAGAAAGTGGTTCTGCACGTCGCAGAAGCATTGCAGAtgactcagtttttggctatgAAGAAAGACACTTACGACTATCCGATTTAAGAATCCCTCTGTTATTT GTGATCTTATTTAATGTTGCCTTCTTTGGTACTGGTAATTTTGCAAGTATTGCAAGCTTTGAGATCTCGTCTGTGTACAGATTCATTACAGTATTTAGT CCATTTCTTATGGCAGGACTTCTTATCTTTAAGTTGTTCATTCCGTTCATGCTCGTCAT ATGCACGTTTAGTGCGATTACCAAAGTTGTCCGCATCCCACGGCTGGGCTGCTATTTCCTTGTAATACTACTTTCAGATGTGATGACTATTCATTTCTTTTTCCTG GTACGGAATACCGGTAGTTGGATGGAGATTGGCAACAGCATTAGCCATTTCGGAATAGTGAGCGCCCAAGTAGTCTTCGTTTTGCTGCTTTTTGCACTCACAAATATATACACAAGAGATATTTTGGTCTCGTCTCGGCAACTAACTGCGCGGAAAGTTATGTAA
- the LOC8070565 gene encoding photosystem II 5 kDa protein, chloroplastic, translating to MRCRQARRQKLPRPQSASNPRPRAAPPVHHRHHQAGSAKAMASLTMMASFAAVAVAAPSRRGSFAVVRAANKADHRCHQQEEPASARLAAAAAAEEPAEGRRAVMLAAAAAAVAAIGGAGAAMADPKKGSPEAKKKYAPICVTMPTAKICHN from the coding sequence ATGCGGTGCAGGCAGGCCCGCCGCCAAAAGCTCCCCCGCCCACAAAGCGCGAGCAATCCACGTCCACGCGCAGcaccaccagtccaccaccGTCACCACCAAGCTGGTAGCGCAAAGGCGATGGCGTCGCTCACCATGATGGCGTCCTTCGCCGCCGTGGCGGTGGCCGCGCCCTCGCGCCGCGGCAGCTTCGCCGTGGTCAGGGCCGCCAACAAGGCCGACCACCGCTGCCACCAGCAGGAGGAGCCCGCCAGCGCcaggctggcggcggcggcggcggccgaggaGCCCGCCGAGGGACGCCGCGCCGTCATGctcgcggcggccgcggcggccgtggcggccatcggcggcgccggcgccgccatgGCGGACCCCAAGAAAGGGAGCCCCGAGGCGAAGAAGAAGTACGCGCCCATCTGCGTCACCATGCCCACCGCCAAGATCTGCCACAACTGA
- the LOC8070567 gene encoding ASC1-like protein 1 isoform X1, which produces MGLGEAARRLLAAVDWEREAYPAYGDFLALPAFVLFFPTVRFLLDRFVFEWVARRLIHGNGHQRANNETEEARKKIRKFKESAWKCVYFLSGELLSLSVTYNEPWFTNTRYFWVGPGEQVWPDQKIKLKLKAVYMYAAGFYTYSIFALMFWETRRSDFGVSMSHHVATVVLIVLSYVFRFARVGSIVLAIHDASDVFLEVGKMSKYSHCDWLANVSFLFFVISWVLLRLTYFPFWILRSTSYEVLLTLDKKKHNFDGPIYYYVFNSLLFSLLVLHIYWWVLIYRMLVRQIMTRNVGDDVRSDSEGEDDHED; this is translated from the exons ATGGGGCTCGgggaggcggcgcggcggctcCTGGCGGCCGTGGACTGGGAGCGCGAGGCCTACCCGGCGTACGGCGACTTCCTCGCTCTCCCCGCCTTCGTTCTCTTCTTCCCTACCGTCCGCTTCCTCCTCGACCGCTTCGTCTTCGAG TGGGTTGCGAGGAGGCTTATACATGGGAATGGACATCAGAGAGCTAATAACGAAACAGAAGAAGCAAGGAAGAAGATAAGAAAATTCAAGGAATCAGCTTGGAAATGTGTTTATTTCCTGTCTGGAGAACTTTTATCTTTGTCAGTCACATATAACGAGCCTTGGTTCACCAATACCAGATATTTTTGGGTAGGACCAGGAGAACAGGTCTGGCCTGATCAAAAGATAAA ATTGAAACTTAAGGCTGTATATATGTATGCTGCTGGATTctacacatattccatatttgcACTTATGTTTTGGGAAACAAGGCGTTCAGACTTTGGAGTGTCAATGTCACATCATGTTGCTACTGTTGTTCTGATTGTTCTATCTTATGTGTTCAG ATTTGCTAGAGTTGGTTCTATAGTATTGGCAATTCATGATGCAAGCGATGTTTTCCTGGAAGTAGGGAAGATGTCCAAGTACAGCCATTGTGATTGGCTTGCCAATGTTTCGTTTCTGTTTTTTGTGATTTCATGGGTTCTTCTCCGCCTCACATATTTTCCGTTCTGGATTCTGAGAAGTACAAG CTATGAGGTCTTGTTGACTTTGGACAAAAAGAAGCACAATTTTGATGGTCCTATATACTATTATGTGTTCAATTCCCTTCTATTTTCACTACTTGTTCTCCACATATATTGGTGGGTTTTAATATATCGGATGCTTGTGAGACAAATCATGACAAGAAATGTTGGAGATGATGTGCGATCTG ATTCAGAAGGAGAAGACGACCATGAAGATTGA
- the LOC8070567 gene encoding ASC1-like protein 1 isoform X2 — MGLGEAARRLLAAVDWEREAYPAYGDFLALPAFVLFFPTVRFLLDRFVFEWVARRLIHGNGHQRANNETEEARKKIRKFKESAWKCVYFLSGELLSLSVTYNEPWFTNTRYFWVGPGEQVWPDQKIKLKLKAVYMYAAGFYTYSIFALMFWETRRSDFGVSMSHHVATVVLIVLSYVFRFARVGSIVLAIHDASDVFLEVGKMSKYSHCDWLANVSFLFFVISWVLLRLTYFPFWILRSTRSTPLQCWSGSQFLCCGAC, encoded by the exons ATGGGGCTCGgggaggcggcgcggcggctcCTGGCGGCCGTGGACTGGGAGCGCGAGGCCTACCCGGCGTACGGCGACTTCCTCGCTCTCCCCGCCTTCGTTCTCTTCTTCCCTACCGTCCGCTTCCTCCTCGACCGCTTCGTCTTCGAG TGGGTTGCGAGGAGGCTTATACATGGGAATGGACATCAGAGAGCTAATAACGAAACAGAAGAAGCAAGGAAGAAGATAAGAAAATTCAAGGAATCAGCTTGGAAATGTGTTTATTTCCTGTCTGGAGAACTTTTATCTTTGTCAGTCACATATAACGAGCCTTGGTTCACCAATACCAGATATTTTTGGGTAGGACCAGGAGAACAGGTCTGGCCTGATCAAAAGATAAA ATTGAAACTTAAGGCTGTATATATGTATGCTGCTGGATTctacacatattccatatttgcACTTATGTTTTGGGAAACAAGGCGTTCAGACTTTGGAGTGTCAATGTCACATCATGTTGCTACTGTTGTTCTGATTGTTCTATCTTATGTGTTCAG ATTTGCTAGAGTTGGTTCTATAGTATTGGCAATTCATGATGCAAGCGATGTTTTCCTGGAAGTAGGGAAGATGTCCAAGTACAGCCATTGTGATTGGCTTGCCAATGTTTCGTTTCTGTTTTTTGTGATTTCATGGGTTCTTCTCCGCCTCACATATTTTCCGTTCTGGATTCTGAGAAGTACAAG ATCCACCCCATTGCAGTGTTGGTCCGGTTCACAGTTTCTTTGTTGTGGTGCTTGTTGA